Proteins from a single region of Catenulispora acidiphila DSM 44928:
- a CDS encoding MarR family winged helix-turn-helix transcriptional regulator, translated as MDDAPPPFPDDLATLWYLIRRVATLLDRTGEALFQREIGTSLAQYLVLSVVDAHPGPLNQQAIADRLGLTKGTVSRQIDTAVAAGLMTVRTAEHNRRENLITLTPTGTHLVRQGDAAFEREKAESLPKLPPQEMRTAIRVLTAMNSALDPTATSPVRE; from the coding sequence ATGGACGACGCCCCACCCCCCTTCCCCGACGACCTGGCCACCCTCTGGTACCTGATCCGCCGCGTAGCCACCCTCCTGGACCGCACCGGCGAAGCCCTCTTCCAGCGCGAAATCGGCACCTCCCTGGCCCAATACCTGGTCCTCTCCGTCGTCGACGCCCACCCCGGCCCCCTGAACCAACAAGCCATCGCCGACCGCCTAGGCCTGACCAAGGGCACCGTCAGCCGCCAAATCGACACCGCGGTAGCCGCCGGCCTGATGACCGTCCGCACCGCCGAACACAACCGCCGCGAAAACCTCATCACCCTCACCCCAACCGGCACCCACCTGGTCCGCCAAGGCGACGCAGCCTTCGAACGCGAGAAGGCGGAGTCCCTGCCGAAGCTCCCGCCGCAAGAAATGCGCACCGCCATCCGCGTCCTCACAGCAATGAACAGCGCACTCGACCCGACAGCGACCTCGCCGGTCCGGGAGTGA
- the lgt gene encoding prolipoprotein diacylglyceryl transferase has protein sequence MTLAYVPSPSQGVWHLGPVPVRAYAMCILLGIVVAVVWTGRRWEARGGRREDVVDVAIWAVPFGLVGGRLYHVITDPELYFKAGEDPVKAFYIWDGGLGIWGAVALGAVGAWIGCRRKGIDLADFADALAPALALAQAIGRWGNYFNQELYGRPSGLPWAIRIDPSHRPPNTPNAVFYQPTFLYESIWDVAVALALVWIDRKWHPNRGRLFAIYVAAYTAGRAVVEALRDDHANRFLGLRLNDWVSLIVFLGALAYLWIRRDRRTLTGTGNSMQTAEAETAEAETAEAETAEGDSAPEGET, from the coding sequence ATGACGTTGGCTTATGTGCCGAGCCCGTCGCAGGGTGTGTGGCATCTGGGTCCGGTTCCGGTGCGGGCGTACGCGATGTGCATTCTGCTGGGGATCGTGGTCGCGGTGGTGTGGACCGGGCGGCGGTGGGAGGCGCGGGGTGGGCGGCGGGAGGATGTCGTCGATGTCGCTATCTGGGCGGTGCCGTTCGGGTTGGTCGGTGGGCGGCTCTATCACGTCATCACTGATCCGGAGTTGTACTTCAAGGCTGGTGAGGATCCGGTCAAGGCGTTCTATATCTGGGACGGCGGGCTCGGTATCTGGGGTGCGGTCGCGCTGGGGGCGGTGGGGGCGTGGATCGGGTGTCGGCGTAAGGGGATCGACCTCGCTGACTTCGCTGATGCGTTGGCGCCGGCGTTGGCGCTGGCGCAGGCGATCGGGCGTTGGGGCAACTACTTCAATCAGGAGTTGTACGGCCGTCCCTCCGGGCTGCCGTGGGCAATTCGCATCGATCCCTCGCACCGGCCGCCGAACACTCCGAATGCGGTCTTCTACCAGCCGACCTTCCTGTACGAGTCGATCTGGGACGTCGCGGTAGCGCTCGCGCTGGTGTGGATCGACCGCAAGTGGCATCCGAACCGCGGGCGGCTGTTCGCGATCTACGTCGCCGCCTATACCGCCGGCCGCGCGGTGGTCGAGGCACTGCGCGATGACCACGCCAACCGGTTCCTCGGCCTGCGGCTCAACGACTGGGTCTCGCTGATCGTCTTCCTCGGTGCTTTGGCGTATCTTTGGATCCGCCGCGATCGCAGGACACTGACAGGGACAGGGAATTCGATGCAAACGGCGGAGGCGGAAACTGCGGAAGCTGAGACTGCTGAAGCTGAGACTGCTGAAGGCGATTCAGCTCCCGAAGGCGAAACATGA
- a CDS encoding FAD-dependent monooxygenase, with translation MGMTGFDDRGLTPTDERMTAERMIAEHAPIERAPAERMPAEPAPTERTPAEHVRTERVPAERVPAEHLPAEPAVVIVGAGPTGLMLAAELALANVEVALLERRPDQELMGQRALGFFARTVEVFDQRGIAERFLEQAKIGQFGGFAWIRLDVGDFPTRHAYGVGLAQRHIERVLADWVAELGVRIQYGAEVAGFTQDESGVEVGLSDGRTLRAQYLVGCDGGSSLIRKGAGIGFPGWDTSISSLIGEVEFTTEPEYGLHRIDGGLHSFAAPNEKGLTGVMVSEPHPGRTERPTLRDLSEALTAAFGTDYGLHGAAWISRFSDMARQADSYRDRRVLLAGDSAHIHSPMGGQGLGVGVQDAVNLGWKLAQVVHGTAPQTLLDTYHAERHPVAARVLHNTLAQVALTGTGPRTEALRDIVTELLAMDEPRRRIAGMMSGLDIQYPDIALAAAKAGDEPHPLLGRRMPDLDLITPGGEERVYTLLHEARPVFLSFAQPGAFDLTAWSDRVRLVEAQTPAADTWDLPVLGAVPAVQAVLIRPDGYVAWAGGPDTPGLTEALTTWFGAPSGS, from the coding sequence ATGGGGATGACAGGGTTCGACGATCGAGGGCTGACGCCGACGGACGAGCGCATGACTGCCGAGCGCATGATTGCCGAGCACGCGCCGATCGAGCGCGCGCCTGCCGAGCGCATGCCTGCCGAGCCCGCGCCGACCGAGCGCACGCCTGCCGAGCACGTGCGGACCGAGCGCGTGCCTGCTGAGCGCGTGCCTGCCGAGCACCTGCCTGCCGAGCCCGCCGTCGTCATCGTCGGCGCCGGTCCGACCGGTCTGATGCTCGCCGCCGAGCTCGCCTTGGCGAATGTCGAAGTGGCTCTGCTGGAGCGGCGCCCCGACCAGGAGCTGATGGGCCAGCGCGCCCTCGGTTTCTTCGCCCGCACCGTCGAGGTGTTCGACCAGCGCGGCATCGCCGAGCGCTTCCTGGAGCAGGCCAAGATCGGGCAGTTCGGCGGCTTCGCCTGGATCCGCCTGGACGTCGGCGACTTCCCGACCCGCCATGCCTACGGCGTCGGCCTGGCACAGCGGCACATCGAGCGCGTCCTGGCCGACTGGGTCGCCGAACTCGGCGTGCGGATCCAGTACGGCGCCGAGGTCGCGGGCTTCACCCAGGACGAGTCCGGCGTCGAAGTCGGCCTGTCCGACGGCCGCACGCTCCGCGCGCAGTACCTGGTCGGCTGCGACGGCGGCAGCAGCCTGATTCGCAAGGGCGCCGGCATCGGCTTCCCAGGCTGGGACACATCTATCAGCAGCCTGATCGGCGAGGTCGAGTTCACCACCGAACCGGAGTACGGCCTGCACCGCATCGACGGCGGGCTGCACTCCTTCGCCGCGCCGAACGAGAAGGGCCTGACCGGCGTCATGGTCAGCGAGCCGCACCCCGGCCGCACCGAGCGCCCGACATTGCGCGACCTGAGCGAGGCTTTGACCGCGGCGTTCGGCACCGACTACGGACTGCACGGCGCCGCCTGGATCTCCCGCTTCAGCGACATGGCGCGCCAAGCCGATTCCTACCGCGACCGCCGCGTCCTGCTGGCCGGCGACTCAGCACACATCCATTCCCCGATGGGCGGCCAGGGACTCGGCGTCGGCGTGCAGGACGCGGTGAACCTCGGCTGGAAGCTGGCGCAGGTGGTCCACGGCACCGCGCCGCAGACCCTGCTCGACACCTACCACGCCGAGCGCCACCCGGTCGCCGCCCGCGTGCTGCACAACACCCTCGCGCAGGTCGCGCTCACCGGCACCGGTCCGCGCACCGAGGCGTTGCGCGACATCGTGACCGAGCTGCTGGCGATGGACGAGCCGCGCAGACGGATCGCCGGGATGATGTCAGGGCTCGATATTCAGTACCCGGATATCGCGCTCGCGGCAGCCAAAGCGGGCGACGAACCGCACCCGCTCCTCGGCCGCCGCATGCCCGACCTCGACCTGATTACTCCGGGCGGCGAGGAGCGTGTCTATACCCTGCTTCACGAAGCCCGCCCGGTTTTCCTCAGCTTCGCGCAACCCGGCGCCTTCGACCTGACCGCCTGGTCCGACCGCGTCCGTCTGGTCGAGGCGCAGACACCGGCCGCCGACACCTGGGACCTCCCCGTCCTCGGAGCGGTCCCCGCCGTGCAAGCCGTCCTGATCCGCCCCGACGGCTACGTCGCCTGGGCCGGCGGGCCCGACACCCCCGGCCTCACCGAAGCGCTCACCACCTGGTTCGGAGCACCCTCAGGATCCTGA
- a CDS encoding ABC transporter permease: protein MTASAPADVPAGVGESTPAAAASPLRSAGPRGLRGARFPRALRGRAGSPRRARRSRRADLLGLAPFAAYVAVFLGAPAYTVITAAFKDDAGNATLSNVTTTLKDPYRHAFEVSIELSVLSAVLGAVLGLALAIAVSGARRDGFVHRAVTTASGVLAYFGGLPLAFVFLATLGPQGLVTKWLNSAGYNLTQHGFVLWNMAGLVLVYLYFQIPLMLLVIFPALDGLRPQWEEAARNLGASRRQYWLRVGGPLLAPPFLGALLLLFANAFAAYATAYALSTGSVPLVPIQIGSVMSGNVIAGKENIGNALGLWMIVVVGLVVVAYTLLQRRTARWLR from the coding sequence ATGACCGCATCCGCCCCGGCGGACGTCCCGGCCGGCGTGGGGGAATCCACGCCGGCCGCTGCGGCGTCCCCGCTCCGATCCGCGGGCCCGCGCGGCTTGCGCGGCGCGCGCTTCCCGCGCGCTCTGCGCGGCCGTGCGGGAAGCCCGCGCCGCGCCCGCCGCAGCCGCCGCGCCGACCTGCTGGGCCTGGCGCCGTTCGCCGCGTACGTCGCGGTGTTCCTCGGCGCCCCCGCCTACACGGTGATCACCGCCGCGTTCAAGGACGACGCGGGCAACGCCACGCTGTCGAACGTCACCACCACGCTGAAGGACCCCTACCGGCACGCCTTCGAGGTCAGCATCGAGCTGTCGGTGCTCAGCGCCGTCCTCGGCGCGGTCCTGGGCCTGGCGCTGGCGATCGCGGTCTCCGGCGCGCGCCGTGACGGCTTCGTGCACCGCGCCGTCACCACCGCCTCCGGCGTGCTGGCCTACTTCGGCGGGCTGCCGCTGGCCTTCGTCTTCCTGGCCACGCTCGGTCCGCAGGGTCTGGTCACCAAGTGGCTGAACAGCGCCGGCTACAACCTGACCCAGCACGGATTCGTGTTGTGGAACATGGCCGGGCTGGTGCTCGTCTACCTCTACTTCCAGATCCCGTTGATGCTGCTGGTGATCTTCCCGGCGCTGGACGGTCTGCGACCGCAGTGGGAGGAGGCCGCGCGCAACCTCGGCGCCTCGCGCCGCCAGTACTGGCTCCGCGTCGGCGGTCCGCTGCTCGCGCCGCCGTTCCTCGGCGCGCTGCTCCTGTTGTTCGCCAACGCTTTCGCCGCCTACGCGACCGCGTACGCGCTGAGCACCGGCAGCGTCCCGCTCGTGCCGATCCAGATCGGCTCGGTGATGTCCGGCAACGTGATCGCCGGAAAGGAGAACATCGGCAACGCGCTGGGTCTGTGGATGATCGTGGTCGTCGGCCTGGTCGTCGTCGCCTACACGCTGCTCCAGCGCCGGACTGCGAGGTGGCTGCGGTGA
- a CDS encoding ABC transporter permease, which yields MTALLSDPAGIQSPATARPARTARRRRPKVGRTLLLLLFAAYFFVPLYAAVDFTLGGSRRNMGHTLSVWTGLVHQDGFTTNLMTSLKIAAGTVALLLVLMVPTMAWLHLRLPHMRRFVEGVCLLPMAIPAVVIANGILGAFKSWPQAITGSSWILILEYVILALPFTYRSLDAGLSAIPLTTLVEAARSLGASWPTTLWRVVVPNIRTSIASAGILGAALALGEFTIANLLLLNTFPIWTDQAGQQDGEVATTASMLILFLSWLLLMLVSHLGRGRRARKSAKSDPKSDKPDKTDNLGSAQ from the coding sequence GTGACTGCTCTCCTTTCCGATCCGGCGGGCATTCAGAGCCCTGCGACGGCCCGGCCAGCTCGCACGGCGCGCCGCCGCCGGCCGAAGGTCGGCCGCACGCTGCTCCTGCTGCTGTTCGCCGCCTACTTCTTCGTCCCGCTGTACGCCGCGGTCGACTTCACCCTCGGCGGCAGCCGCCGCAACATGGGCCACACGCTGTCAGTGTGGACCGGGCTGGTCCACCAGGACGGCTTCACCACCAACCTGATGACCTCGCTGAAGATCGCCGCCGGCACGGTCGCGCTGCTGCTGGTCCTGATGGTCCCGACGATGGCGTGGCTGCACCTGCGCCTGCCGCACATGCGCCGCTTCGTCGAGGGCGTCTGCCTGCTGCCGATGGCGATCCCGGCCGTGGTCATCGCCAACGGCATCCTCGGCGCGTTCAAGTCCTGGCCGCAGGCGATCACCGGCTCCTCCTGGATCCTGATCCTGGAGTACGTGATCCTCGCGCTGCCGTTCACCTACCGCTCGCTGGACGCCGGCCTGTCGGCGATCCCGCTGACCACCCTGGTGGAAGCCGCGCGCAGCCTCGGCGCGAGCTGGCCGACGACGCTGTGGCGGGTCGTGGTGCCCAACATCCGCACCTCCATCGCCTCGGCCGGCATCCTCGGCGCGGCGCTCGCCCTGGGCGAGTTCACCATCGCGAACCTGTTGCTGCTCAACACCTTCCCGATCTGGACCGACCAGGCCGGGCAGCAGGACGGCGAGGTGGCGACCACCGCCTCGATGCTGATCCTGTTCCTGTCCTGGCTGCTGCTGATGCTGGTGTCGCATCTGGGCCGCGGCCGCAGGGCGAGGAAGTCCGCGAAGTCCGACCCGAAGTCTGACAAGCCCGATAAGACCGACAACCTGGGGAGTGCCCAGTGA
- a CDS encoding ABC transporter ATP-binding protein, producing the protein MTATLTAPSSASAASAPSVELVKLSRSFGGVAALDGLDLTVDPGTLMCLLGPSGCGKTTALRIIAGLEHGDGGEVRVGGQDIARVPANKRDMGMVFQSYSLFPNLDALDNVAFGLRMRGWGAAKRRTRAGELLELVGLAAHAEKYTHQMSGGQQQRVALARALAIEPRVLLLDEPLSALDAVVRVQLREEIRSLQTRLGITTVFVTHDQEEALSVADQVAVMRAGRLEQCAAPADVYADPATAFVAEFIGTMNRLPGTLAADGQTVEVAGRRLVVREAGQRSGQRSGQRSGGEVAVLIRPEAVRFEPSEDGAATVRLAGFRGPITRITAVLPDGTEVLSDVPSASAGELVPGRRASVVLEDAPVMVV; encoded by the coding sequence GTGACCGCCACCCTGACCGCCCCCTCTTCCGCGTCCGCCGCGTCCGCGCCGTCGGTCGAACTGGTCAAGCTCAGCCGCTCCTTCGGCGGCGTCGCAGCCCTCGACGGCCTGGACCTGACGGTCGATCCGGGGACCCTGATGTGTCTGCTGGGTCCCTCGGGCTGCGGCAAGACCACGGCGCTGCGCATCATCGCAGGGCTCGAACACGGCGACGGCGGCGAGGTCCGGGTCGGCGGGCAGGACATCGCCCGCGTCCCGGCGAACAAGCGGGACATGGGCATGGTGTTCCAGTCCTACAGCCTGTTCCCGAACCTGGACGCCCTCGACAACGTCGCCTTCGGGCTGCGCATGCGCGGCTGGGGCGCGGCCAAGCGCCGCACGCGGGCCGGGGAGCTGCTGGAGCTGGTGGGTCTGGCGGCGCACGCCGAGAAGTACACGCACCAGATGTCCGGCGGCCAGCAGCAGCGCGTGGCTTTGGCCCGGGCGCTGGCGATCGAGCCGCGGGTGCTGCTGCTGGACGAGCCGCTGTCCGCGCTGGACGCGGTGGTCCGGGTGCAGCTGCGCGAGGAGATCCGCTCGCTGCAGACCCGCCTGGGCATCACGACCGTGTTCGTCACGCACGACCAGGAGGAGGCGCTCAGCGTCGCCGACCAGGTCGCGGTGATGCGCGCCGGACGCCTGGAGCAGTGTGCGGCGCCGGCGGACGTCTACGCCGACCCGGCGACCGCGTTCGTCGCGGAGTTCATCGGCACGATGAACCGGCTGCCGGGGACCCTGGCCGCCGACGGTCAGACCGTCGAGGTGGCGGGCCGCCGCCTGGTGGTGCGGGAGGCCGGACAGCGATCAGGACAGCGATCAGGACAGCGATCAGGAGGGGAGGTCGCGGTCCTGATCCGCCCCGAGGCGGTGCGGTTCGAGCCGTCCGAGGACGGGGCGGCGACGGTACGCCTGGCGGGGTTCCGGGGTCCGATCACGCGGATCACGGCGGTCCTGCCGGACGGGACCGAGGTGCTGTCCGACGTGCCGAGCGCTTCGGCGGGGGAGCTGGTGCCTGGCCGGCGGGCTTCGGTGGTGCTGGAGGACGCGCCGGTGATGGTGGTCTGA
- a CDS encoding ABC transporter substrate-binding protein, whose amino-acid sequence MNRRLTGIAATAVVLALSATACSSSKSSASGSSAAAGGAGKSAAKATTAADLGGMDALVAAAKKEGTLNVIALPKTWANYGAIMDAFTAKYGIKITDANPDGSSQDELNAIKQLAGKSSAPDVVDVGQAAATSGAAAGQFAPYQVATWSQIADAQKDSQGLWYNDYGGYIAIGYDADKVKNPPTTLKSLDDPQYKSQVALNGDPTKANAALSGVLAASLASGGSLDNAQPGIDYFAKLKSDGVFVPVAATQATIQSGTTPITIDWDYLQASAASDLKAKGVTWKVVVPSDGLFGGFYSQAISATAPHPAAARLWEEFLYSADGQNLWLKGMARPAELPALQKDGTADATALAALPAVTGTPQFATQDQMTAASKLVVAGWAKATG is encoded by the coding sequence GTGAATCGACGTCTGACGGGCATCGCCGCCACCGCGGTCGTCCTCGCCCTGAGCGCGACCGCCTGCTCGTCGAGCAAGAGCTCTGCCAGCGGCAGCAGCGCGGCGGCCGGGGGCGCCGGGAAGAGCGCCGCCAAGGCCACCACCGCCGCCGATCTGGGCGGCATGGACGCTCTCGTCGCCGCCGCGAAGAAGGAAGGCACGCTGAACGTCATAGCGCTGCCGAAGACCTGGGCCAACTACGGCGCCATCATGGACGCCTTCACCGCCAAGTACGGCATCAAGATCACCGACGCCAACCCGGACGGCTCCAGCCAGGACGAGCTGAACGCGATCAAGCAGCTGGCCGGCAAGAGCAGCGCCCCGGACGTCGTGGACGTCGGCCAGGCCGCCGCCACCTCCGGTGCCGCCGCCGGCCAGTTCGCGCCCTACCAGGTCGCCACCTGGTCGCAGATCGCCGACGCGCAGAAGGACTCCCAGGGTCTTTGGTACAACGACTACGGAGGCTACATCGCCATCGGCTATGACGCCGACAAGGTGAAGAACCCGCCGACCACCCTGAAGTCCCTGGACGACCCGCAGTACAAGTCGCAGGTCGCCCTCAACGGCGACCCGACGAAGGCCAACGCGGCGCTGTCCGGCGTCCTGGCCGCCTCGCTGGCCAGCGGCGGCAGCCTGGACAACGCCCAGCCCGGCATCGACTACTTCGCCAAGCTGAAGTCCGACGGCGTCTTCGTCCCGGTCGCCGCGACCCAGGCCACCATCCAGTCCGGCACCACGCCGATCACCATCGACTGGGACTACCTGCAGGCCTCCGCCGCCTCCGACCTGAAGGCCAAGGGCGTCACCTGGAAGGTCGTCGTGCCCTCCGACGGTCTGTTCGGCGGCTTCTACAGCCAGGCCATCAGCGCCACCGCGCCGCACCCGGCCGCCGCGCGCCTGTGGGAGGAGTTCCTGTACTCCGCCGACGGCCAGAACCTGTGGCTCAAGGGCATGGCCCGCCCGGCCGAGCTCCCGGCGCTGCAGAAGGACGGCACCGCCGACGCCACCGCGCTGGCCGCGCTGCCCGCCGTCACCGGTACCCCGCAGTTCGCCACCCAGGACCAGATGACCGCCGCGTCCAAGCTCGTGGTGGCCGGCTGGGCGAAGGCGACTGGCTGA
- a CDS encoding class I SAM-dependent methyltransferase, which yields MDLTGGNVARFDAWAPVYEASALQDVYYARVHDRVLAMASAAGASPAPRRVLDVGCGTGRLLRTAADAFPEARLVGVDISAGMLAQAVAMTGAAERDAYVRADSAALPFADGAFDVVTCTANSHHWPEPTAALGELHRITASRGLLVLAHLEGVASWDPPGRRHIRRRGVRISARLAVPLLDCGFRITDAALFADCPLMPATVVLGARRR from the coding sequence GTGGATCTGACCGGTGGAAACGTCGCGCGGTTCGACGCGTGGGCGCCGGTCTACGAGGCGAGCGCATTGCAGGATGTCTACTATGCGCGCGTGCATGACAGGGTTCTGGCAATGGCCTCGGCTGCCGGGGCTTCGCCTGCGCCGCGTCGGGTGCTGGACGTCGGCTGCGGCACCGGTCGGCTGTTACGTACGGCGGCGGACGCGTTCCCTGAGGCGCGGCTGGTCGGTGTGGACATCTCGGCAGGGATGCTGGCGCAGGCGGTGGCGATGACCGGGGCGGCGGAGCGCGACGCCTACGTGCGTGCCGACTCCGCCGCGCTGCCGTTCGCCGACGGGGCGTTCGACGTGGTGACGTGCACGGCCAACTCGCACCACTGGCCGGAGCCGACGGCGGCGCTGGGGGAGCTGCACCGGATCACCGCCTCGCGCGGGCTGCTGGTGCTGGCGCACCTGGAGGGGGTCGCGTCGTGGGACCCGCCGGGGAGGCGGCACATCCGGCGGCGCGGGGTGCGGATCTCGGCGCGATTAGCCGTCCCGCTGCTCGATTGCGGATTCCGCATCACTGACGCCGCGTTGTTCGCCGACTGTCCCCTGATGCCCGCCACCGTCGTGTTGGGCGCGCGGCGTCGGTAG
- a CDS encoding phosphatase PAP2 family protein, with protein MTAALRRVFARGKQGRPRLWTELALIVVGYVLYSLTRDAVPGQQATAMRRAESVLRSEHRLHIDIELSVNHALDKITPLIVGMNYYYATLHFVITIGVLVWLYVRHPQIYRPARTVLFLATLSSLIGFYFFALAPPRFLTDHGFISTVVTHHTWGSWGSSNVDSISNQYAAMPSDHIAWSGWCGIMLYRYAGRRWLRVAGLLYPLFTFTVIIATANHFVLDAVGGAIALSAAFAIQLLLSRLGSRGRGAESTSLPTPRAQHDGGGHQGTVGEQRGVSDAESAIEQRDG; from the coding sequence ATGACCGCGGCCCTCCGCCGCGTCTTCGCCCGCGGCAAGCAAGGCCGCCCGCGCCTGTGGACCGAGCTGGCGCTCATCGTCGTCGGCTACGTCCTGTACTCCCTGACCCGCGACGCCGTCCCCGGCCAGCAGGCGACCGCGATGCGGCGCGCCGAGTCGGTCCTGCGGAGCGAGCACCGGCTGCACATCGACATCGAGCTGAGCGTCAACCACGCGCTCGACAAGATCACGCCGCTGATCGTCGGGATGAACTACTACTACGCGACGCTGCACTTCGTCATCACCATCGGCGTCCTGGTCTGGCTCTACGTACGCCATCCGCAGATCTACCGCCCGGCGCGCACGGTTTTGTTCCTGGCGACGCTGTCGAGCCTGATCGGCTTCTACTTCTTCGCCCTCGCCCCGCCGCGCTTCCTCACCGACCACGGCTTCATCAGCACCGTGGTCACGCACCACACCTGGGGTTCGTGGGGCTCCTCGAACGTGGACTCCATCTCCAACCAGTACGCCGCCATGCCCAGCGACCACATCGCCTGGTCCGGCTGGTGCGGCATCATGCTCTACCGCTACGCCGGCCGCCGCTGGCTCCGGGTCGCGGGCCTGCTCTACCCGCTGTTCACCTTCACGGTCATCATCGCCACCGCCAACCACTTCGTGCTCGACGCCGTCGGCGGCGCGATCGCGCTGAGCGCCGCCTTCGCGATCCAGCTCCTGCTCTCCCGCCTGGGGAGCCGGGGTCGGGGCGCCGAGAGCACGTCCCTACCGACGCCGCGCGCCCAACACGACGGTGGCGGGCATCAGGGGACAGTCGGCGAACAACGCGGCGTCAGTGATGCGGAATCCGCAATCGAGCAGCGGGACGGCTAA
- a CDS encoding NAD(P)H-dependent oxidoreductase has protein sequence MRVLIVLDHPYTLASSENVPHRRSFTAAVAAAAIRGAEAAGHDVDLIDLAADGFSPVMSAADLVAWRQAGVVDPQVADYQRRLMAADHLVFAFPVWWEAMPAATKGFLDRVLTKGVVFEEMAGARGNPFSNLMPRLGGVTVLSIMTTPDKAYRWWFRDPLTKILFKGTFGKIGVKNLTWVNYDKVADRTPERRRQMLTDTEARFAAMPATAPPPAAAPSPSPAPAAPRSR, from the coding sequence ATGCGAGTCCTGATAGTCCTCGACCATCCCTACACCCTTGCCTCGTCCGAGAACGTGCCGCACCGGCGTAGCTTCACCGCCGCTGTCGCCGCGGCGGCCATCCGGGGTGCCGAAGCGGCGGGGCACGACGTCGACCTCATCGACCTCGCCGCGGACGGCTTCTCGCCGGTGATGAGTGCCGCCGATCTGGTCGCGTGGCGTCAGGCGGGTGTCGTCGACCCGCAGGTAGCGGACTATCAGCGCCGCCTGATGGCGGCCGACCATCTGGTGTTCGCGTTCCCGGTGTGGTGGGAGGCGATGCCGGCGGCGACCAAGGGGTTCCTGGACCGCGTTCTCACCAAGGGAGTGGTCTTCGAGGAGATGGCCGGGGCGAGGGGCAATCCGTTCAGCAATCTGATGCCGCGGCTCGGGGGTGTCACGGTGCTGTCGATCATGACGACGCCGGACAAGGCCTACCGGTGGTGGTTCCGCGATCCGCTGACGAAGATCCTGTTCAAGGGGACGTTCGGCAAGATCGGCGTGAAGAATCTGACGTGGGTCAACTACGACAAGGTCGCCGACCGGACGCCCGAGCGGCGCCGGCAGATGCTGACCGACACCGAGGCGCGCTTCGCCGCGATGCCCGCTACTGCGCCGCCCCCGGCAGCGGCACCTTCACCGTCCCCAGCACCCGCCGCACCTCGATCTCGATGA
- a CDS encoding GntR family transcriptional regulator has protein sequence MTQEPRYRRIAEELRHAITEHAYGPGGKLPSEGALAGQYEVSRGTIRQALMLLRQDGLVTSRRGTRRVVLDDAPVQDFAQMQSFARWARSIGETPEGRVVGQGWHPADPNEQRHLRIDADARVLHVMRLRLLSGRPAMLERTVYPELAGTIVENLASDTVSVTEFLESAGIFVADAEHTIDLVLAAPEDAELLGCAPGDPLLRERRRSTDPAGVPLEWSEDRYVPGSVAFVVHNSLASTPMTRQHMVPGNSGS, from the coding sequence GTGACCCAGGAACCGAGATACCGGCGGATCGCCGAAGAGCTGCGGCACGCCATCACCGAGCACGCGTACGGCCCGGGCGGCAAGCTGCCCAGCGAGGGGGCGCTGGCCGGACAGTACGAGGTCTCGCGCGGCACGATCCGCCAAGCCCTGATGCTGCTGCGCCAGGACGGCCTGGTCACCTCCCGGCGCGGCACCCGCCGGGTGGTCCTGGACGACGCCCCGGTGCAGGACTTCGCCCAGATGCAGAGCTTCGCCCGCTGGGCCCGCTCCATCGGCGAGACGCCCGAGGGCCGCGTGGTCGGTCAGGGCTGGCACCCCGCCGACCCCAACGAGCAGCGCCACTTGCGCATCGACGCCGACGCGCGGGTGCTGCACGTAATGCGTCTCAGACTCCTGTCAGGGCGCCCGGCGATGCTGGAGCGGACGGTGTATCCGGAGCTGGCGGGCACGATCGTGGAGAATCTGGCCTCGGACACAGTGTCGGTCACCGAGTTCCTGGAGAGCGCCGGGATCTTCGTGGCGGACGCCGAGCACACCATCGACCTGGTGCTGGCCGCACCGGAGGACGCCGAGCTGCTGGGCTGCGCGCCGGGGGACCCCCTGCTGCGCGAGCGGCGGCGGTCCACGGACCCTGCGGGGGTGCCGCTGGAGTGGTCCGAGGACCGGTACGTGCCCGGCAGCGTGGCGTTCGTCGTGCACAACTCGCTGGCTTCGACACCGATGACGCGGCAGCACATGGTTCCGGGGAACTCAGGATCCTGA